In Shinella sp. XGS7, a single genomic region encodes these proteins:
- a CDS encoding helix-hairpin-helix domain-containing protein translates to MPARAAQLPRRRWLHLAALLLSPWLSPRGLQAQTATLELNQADRAELESLPGIGPQLAERLLAERARAPFAHWPELLRRVRGLGPRLARRLSGAGLRVNGQAYADTEAPPEADAASLSAPTQTR, encoded by the coding sequence ATGCCGGCGCGCGCGGCTCAGCTCCCGCGCCGCCGCTGGCTGCACCTGGCCGCCCTGCTGCTGTCGCCCTGGCTGTCGCCCCGGGGTCTGCAGGCCCAGACGGCAACCCTGGAGCTCAATCAGGCCGACCGGGCCGAGCTCGAATCCCTGCCCGGCATCGGTCCGCAGCTGGCCGAGCGACTGCTGGCCGAGCGCGCCCGCGCCCCCTTCGCCCACTGGCCTGAGCTGCTGCGCCGCGTGCGCGGCCTGGGCCCGCGCCTGGCGCGGCGGCTTTCCGGCGCCGGGCTGCGGGTGAACGGGCAGGCGTATGCCGACACCGAAGCGCCCCCCGAGGCGGACGCGGCTTCTTTGTCAGCCCCGACACAAACTCGCTAA
- a CDS encoding response regulator: MSKGGPGALRCLVVDDDAEIRHALQDYLQSFAMQVTAAADGVEMRRLLGSREFDLVILDLMLPGEDGLSLCRWLRQQHHETAIIMLTAQGDPVSRIVGLEMGADDYLAKPFEPRELVARIHAIRRRLGRGEEAASSARREFRFEGWRFDRLLRQLVSPEGVVVALSSAEFRLLLAFAERPGRVLSREQLIELTRAPGVEVNDRSIDLGVSRLRQKLGDAPPRLIRTMRGEGYLFDVQIS; this comes from the coding sequence ATGAGCAAGGGCGGCCCGGGCGCGCTGCGCTGCCTGGTGGTGGATGACGATGCCGAGATCCGGCATGCGCTGCAGGACTATCTGCAGAGCTTTGCCATGCAGGTCACGGCCGCGGCCGATGGTGTGGAAATGCGCCGCCTGCTGGGCAGCCGCGAGTTCGACCTGGTGATCCTGGACCTGATGCTGCCCGGCGAAGACGGCCTGTCCCTGTGCCGCTGGCTGCGCCAGCAGCACCACGAGACGGCCATCATCATGCTCACGGCCCAGGGCGACCCGGTCAGCCGCATCGTGGGCCTGGAGATGGGCGCCGACGACTACCTGGCCAAGCCCTTCGAGCCCCGCGAGCTGGTGGCACGCATCCACGCCATCCGCCGCCGCCTGGGCCGGGGCGAGGAGGCCGCCAGCAGCGCCCGGCGCGAGTTCCGCTTCGAGGGCTGGCGCTTCGACCGCCTGCTGCGCCAGCTGGTCTCGCCCGAGGGCGTGGTGGTGGCCCTGTCCAGCGCCGAGTTCCGCCTGCTGCTGGCCTTTGCCGAGCGCCCGGGCCGGGTGCTCAGCCGCGAGCAGCTGATCGAGCTGACCCGGGCCCCGGGCGTGGAGGTGAACGACCGCAGCATCGACCTGGGCGTCTCCCGCCTGCGCCAGAAGCTGGGCGATGCGCCGCCACGCCTGATCCGCACCATGCGGGGCGAGGGCTATCTCTTCGATGTCCAGATCAGCTGA
- a CDS encoding ATP-binding protein, which yields MSRSAEARDMGWFTDTLAKRLFLLMWAALVGSHLLAYAAVHLVQFGPNAPGRLPTLPSLPPTPGLGERPLHERLQPPPRRPPAPQAPQAEDAALGEDAAALPPPRGPGGEAPHHGPRPGPRLPAGVLLLDYGVRLLVIALAAWWGSRWLARPMRELVQASEQLSGALEGPTRPQALDEQRGTREVREAARVFNGMAQRLRRQFSERGLMVAAISHDLRTPLTRLRMRLETLDAPAEQRERAAADIREMNALIDQTLSLFRGAGDEALQDTDVAALVQALADDLAEQGQPVQADLGASPEAAAVARVQPQALRRVLDNLLGNALRYGAGPIRLGLAREPGTLLLRVDDAGPGIPADQLEAVFQPFFRLEASRNRETGGSGLGLYIARDLVQRMGGSLRLLNRPEGGLRAELRLPLLPPH from the coding sequence ATGTCCAGATCAGCTGAGGCCCGCGACATGGGCTGGTTCACCGACACCCTGGCCAAACGCCTGTTCCTGCTGATGTGGGCCGCGCTCGTGGGCAGCCATCTGCTGGCCTATGCCGCCGTGCACCTGGTGCAGTTCGGCCCCAATGCGCCAGGTCGCCTGCCCACCCTGCCCTCGCTGCCGCCCACCCCGGGCCTGGGCGAACGCCCCCTGCATGAACGCCTGCAGCCGCCACCCCGGCGCCCGCCCGCCCCCCAAGCTCCGCAGGCGGAGGACGCGGCCCTGGGTGAGGACGCCGCCGCCCTGCCCCCACCGCGAGGCCCCGGCGGCGAAGCCCCCCATCACGGCCCCCGCCCCGGGCCGCGCCTGCCCGCGGGCGTGCTGCTGCTGGACTATGGCGTGCGCCTGCTGGTGATCGCCCTGGCCGCCTGGTGGGGCTCGCGCTGGCTGGCGCGCCCCATGCGCGAGCTGGTGCAGGCCTCGGAGCAGCTCTCGGGCGCGCTGGAAGGCCCGACCCGGCCCCAGGCCCTGGACGAGCAGCGCGGCACGCGCGAGGTGCGCGAGGCGGCCCGGGTCTTCAATGGCATGGCGCAGCGCCTGCGTCGCCAGTTCAGCGAGCGCGGCCTGATGGTGGCCGCCATCTCCCACGATCTGCGCACCCCGCTGACCCGGCTGCGCATGCGCCTGGAAACCCTGGACGCCCCGGCCGAGCAGCGCGAGCGCGCCGCGGCCGATATCCGCGAGATGAATGCCCTGATCGATCAGACCCTGAGCCTGTTCCGCGGCGCGGGTGACGAGGCCCTACAGGACACCGATGTCGCCGCCCTGGTCCAGGCCCTGGCCGACGACCTGGCCGAGCAGGGCCAGCCGGTGCAGGCTGATCTGGGGGCCTCACCCGAGGCAGCGGCCGTGGCGCGGGTCCAGCCCCAGGCGCTGCGACGGGTGCTGGACAATCTGCTGGGCAATGCCCTGCGCTACGGTGCCGGCCCCATCCGCCTGGGCCTGGCGCGCGAGCCGGGCACCCTGCTGCTGCGGGTGGACGATGCCGGCCCCGGCATCCCCGCCGATCAGCTGGAGGCGGTGTTCCAGCCCTTCTTCCGCCTGGAAGCCTCGCGCAACCGCGAGACCGGAGGCAGCGGTCTGGGGCTCTACATCGCCCGCGACCTGGTACAGCGCATGGGCGGCAGCCTGCGCCTGCTCAACCGGCCCGAAGGCGGTTTGCGCGCCGAGCTGCGGCTGCCCCTGCTGCCGCCCCACTGA